In Cryptomeria japonica chromosome 10, Sugi_1.0, whole genome shotgun sequence, a genomic segment contains:
- the LOC131047357 gene encoding transcription termination factor MTERF5, chloroplastic-like — protein sequence MQLSFSSQNNYTKSKPISFPNTMFLAKKTLLNLVAAAPMNTRLCCKLTVLHPFHFGIVFSAPVNENAHLQSLFADFASTKFNMSAADITQILETFPVLGRLKTLQNVEQFIHMLNKRGCTEVQIAKIIRLQPSLMLTNTERVLEPKIKLLEDIGIQGQNLVKILTTDPRILTTSLENDLIPKMEFLKNVFQSQDLLVRSLVRVPLILRNNLEETLKPSVALWQRWGFRGVELTKFLGMRPQVLFHTSLTPAQIDLIDKICPEKTRKMYKYIVSIVAVSRLETLQAKIDNLKLCGGASSEEIWQLISAAPQVLLCSEENVSDKMNFLVNNMEFPANYVVKHAWLLCISLERKLRPRFLVLQKIKSINELDLSLLTVLKMPEAMFVNKFIKRYRESETLWTIYKNAISNASSGIKKSSP from the coding sequence ATGCAATTATCTTTCTCCAGCCAAAATAACTACACAAAATCCAAACCTATTTCCTTTCCGAATACGATGTTTCTTGCTAAGAAAACCCTACTGAATCTTGTTGCAGCAGCTCCCATGAACACAAGGTTATGCTGCAAACTGACCGTTCTGCACCCATTTCATTTTGGCATTGTGTTCTCAGCTCCTGTCAATGAAAATGCTCATTTGCAGAGCCTCTTTGCTGATTTTGCCTCCACCAAATTCAACATGTCTGCGGCCGACATCACTCAAATATTAGAAACCTTCCCCGTACTGGGAAGGCTAAAAACCCTCCAGAATGTGGAGCAGTTTATTCATATGTTGAACAAACGCGGCTGCACTGAAGTCCAAATTGCCAAGATAATTAGGCTTCAGCCCTCACTTATGCTCACAAATACCGAAAGAGTATTGGAACCTAAGATCAAATTGTTGGAAGATATTGGCATTCAGGGTCAAAATCTGGTTAAAATTTTGACGACCGATCCCCGCATCTTGACCACCAGCCTCGAGAACGACCTTATTCCCAAGATGGAGTTTCTCAAGAATGTATTTCAGTCCCAGGATCTGCTCGTCAGATCCCTGGTAAGAGTGCCCTTAATTCTGAGAAATAATCTGGAGGAAACTCTAAAGCCCTCAGTTGCTCTTTGGCAGAGATGGGGTTTTCGCGGGGTGGAGCTCACCAAATTCTTAGGGATGCGGCCGCAAGTTTTGTTTCACACTTCTTTAACGCCTGCACAAATTGATCTCATTGACAAGATTTGCCctgagaaaacaagaaaaatgtaCAAATATATTGTAAGTATAGTGGCTGTTAGCCGACTGGAAACGTTACAGGCCAAGATAGATAATCTGAAACTGTGTGGGGGGGCCTCGTCTGAAGAAATTTGGCAACTAATTAGTGCTGCCCCTCAAGTGTTACTTTGCTCCGAGGAAAATGTTAGTGATAAGATGAACTTTCTAGTTAACAACATGGAATTCCCTGCTAATTATGTAGTGAAGCACGCGTGGTTGTTGTGTATAAGTCTGGAAAGGAAATTGAGGCCCAGGTTTCTagttttgcagaaaataaaatccatCAACGAGCTCGACCTCTCTCTTTTAACTGTGTTGAAGATGCCAGAGGCAATGTTTGTTAACAAGTTCATTAAAAGGTATCGTGAATCTGAAACACTCTGGACAATTTATAAAAATGCCATCTCTAATGCCTCCAGCGGCATAAAAAAGAGCTCACCTTAA